One part of the Hyphomicrobiales bacterium genome encodes these proteins:
- a CDS encoding amino acid ABC transporter ATP-binding protein translates to MATTAPASTAASTMGAADVITMSGVNKWYGDFHVLKDINLSVKSGERIVVCGPSGSGKSTLIRCINRLEEHQEGDISVDGIELTDNIKNIDAVRAEVGMVFQHFNLFPHLSVLDNCTLAPIWVKKTPKAEAEALGMKYLERVRIGEQALKYPGQLSGGQQQRVAIARALCMTPKIMLFDEPTSALDPEMVKEVLDTMVDLAKEGMTMLCVTHEMGFAKAVADRVIFMDQGEIVEQNEPNAFFDNPQNERTKEFLNQIL, encoded by the coding sequence ATGGCAACCACCGCACCCGCTTCAACCGCCGCCTCCACCATGGGCGCCGCCGACGTCATCACCATGTCGGGCGTCAACAAATGGTATGGCGATTTCCACGTCTTGAAGGACATCAACCTGTCGGTGAAATCCGGCGAACGCATCGTTGTGTGCGGACCGTCGGGCTCCGGCAAATCAACGCTTATTCGCTGCATCAACCGCCTGGAAGAGCATCAGGAAGGCGACATCAGCGTTGATGGCATCGAGCTGACCGACAACATCAAGAACATCGACGCGGTTCGCGCCGAAGTCGGCATGGTGTTCCAGCACTTCAACCTGTTCCCGCACCTCTCGGTGCTCGACAACTGCACGCTCGCACCGATCTGGGTGAAGAAAACGCCCAAGGCCGAGGCTGAAGCGCTGGGCATGAAATATCTGGAACGTGTGCGCATTGGCGAGCAAGCGCTGAAGTATCCAGGCCAGCTCTCCGGTGGCCAGCAACAGCGCGTGGCCATCGCCCGCGCCCTGTGCATGACACCGAAAATCATGCTCTTCGACGAGCCGACCTCGGCGCTTGATCCAGAGATGGTCAAGGAGGTGCTCGACACCATGGTCGACCTCGCCAAAGAAGGCATGACGATGCTGTGCGTGACCCACGAGATGGGCTTCGCCAAAGCTGTTGCCGACCGGGTGATCTTCATGGATCAGGGCGAGATCGTTGAGCAGAACGAGCCGAACGCCTTCTTCGACAACCCGCAGAACGAGCGCACCAAAGAATTTCTCAATCAAATTCTTTAA
- a CDS encoding amino acid ABC transporter permease, which translates to MTDTTSSAVNDRPTTSAPFADAANFVPAQARPAPAYIRPGPMTWLKENLFNTWYNALFTLLAIWALANWIPALFDWFVTSALWEAAPADACREVAGACWAFVYEKWRFILFGTYPFEQQWRPGAAVTIFIGLVIISCFKPMWNKSLLVIWPVGLIVCWILLSGGIFGLDYVPNNLWGGLPITLMLAVIGCGLAFPISIALALGRRSKMPIVKAFCVGYIELIRGVPLITVLFMASVMFPLFMPEGITIDKLLRAQVAIIMFAAAYLAEVVRGGLQAIPKGQYEAADAMGLSYWQSMTFIVLPQALKITIPPQVNTFIGMFKDTSLVLIVGIFDLMFTMRVAINDLEWRAYYIEGMVFVAILYFLFCFSMSKYSQWLEHELHRGHKRT; encoded by the coding sequence ATGACCGATACAACAAGCTCCGCCGTCAACGACCGCCCGACAACCTCGGCACCGTTCGCCGACGCGGCCAATTTTGTACCAGCCCAAGCCCGTCCGGCGCCGGCCTACATCCGCCCTGGCCCGATGACGTGGCTGAAGGAAAACCTCTTCAACACTTGGTACAACGCCCTTTTCACACTGCTTGCCATTTGGGCGTTGGCCAACTGGATTCCAGCCCTGTTTGACTGGTTCGTCACCAGCGCCCTTTGGGAAGCCGCACCGGCTGACGCCTGCCGCGAAGTGGCCGGCGCTTGCTGGGCCTTTGTCTACGAAAAATGGCGCTTTATCCTGTTCGGCACCTACCCGTTTGAGCAGCAATGGCGGCCCGGCGCGGCGGTCACGATCTTCATCGGCCTGGTCATCATCTCCTGCTTCAAGCCGATGTGGAACAAGAGCCTTTTGGTCATCTGGCCAGTTGGCCTGATCGTTTGCTGGATCCTACTCTCAGGCGGCATCTTCGGTTTGGACTATGTGCCCAACAACCTCTGGGGCGGTCTGCCCATCACCCTGATGCTGGCCGTGATCGGCTGTGGCCTGGCCTTCCCGATCTCCATCGCCTTGGCGCTTGGCCGTCGCTCCAAAATGCCGATCGTCAAGGCGTTCTGCGTCGGCTACATCGAACTGATCCGCGGCGTCCCGCTGATCACGGTGCTCTTCATGGCTTCGGTCATGTTCCCGCTGTTTATGCCCGAAGGCATCACCATCGATAAGCTGCTGCGGGCGCAGGTCGCGATCATCATGTTTGCCGCTGCCTATCTTGCAGAAGTCGTGCGCGGCGGTCTTCAGGCCATTCCAAAAGGTCAGTACGAGGCCGCAGATGCGATGGGCCTGTCCTATTGGCAGTCGATGACCTTCATCGTCCTGCCACAGGCGCTGAAGATCACCATTCCGCCGCAGGTCAACACCTTCATCGGCATGTTCAAGGACACCTCGCTGGTGCTCATCGTGGGTATATTCGATCTCATGTTCACGATGCGCGTGGCCATCAACGATCTGGAATGGCGCGCCTATTACATCGAGGGCATGGTGTTCGTCGCCATACTCTACTTCCTGTTCTGCTTCTCCATGTCGAAATACAGCCAATGGCTGGAGCACGAATTGCATCGCGGCCACAAGCGCACCTAA
- a CDS encoding amino acid ABC transporter permease, with the protein MTDHAHSGAGFPEPSAPQPKAAPKTNLLYSEKFRAIIYQVVLIAVVIGVGFFLVSNTLANLAARGIQSGYGFLDVRAGFDIGEAIIEYTNDDTYGRALLVGILNTVKVAFFGIILATIVGVIMGIARLSSNFLIAKFASIYVEVLRNIPLLLHLFFLYGLLINILPRPRDSWTLLPGVFLSNRGLKYPVMADHQIWTWVLLAMLAGAVGAYFLARRADRIQADTGVRPKTLLPSLGLIFGLGAAVWLIGGAPTEVNAPELRGFNFAGGQSLSPEFLALLLGLTIYTSAFIAEIVRSGIQAVNYGQTEAAKAVGLNPGNTLRLVILPQALRVIIPPITSQYLNLTKNSSLAIAIGYPDLVSVGNTALNQSGQAIEIIAVFMTVYLSLSLITSLFMNWYNGRIALTER; encoded by the coding sequence ATGACTGATCACGCGCATAGCGGAGCAGGATTTCCGGAGCCGTCAGCTCCGCAACCTAAGGCCGCACCAAAGACAAATCTCCTCTACAGCGAGAAATTTCGGGCCATCATCTATCAGGTCGTCCTGATCGCCGTTGTCATCGGCGTTGGCTTCTTTCTGGTTTCCAACACGCTGGCCAATCTTGCCGCACGCGGCATTCAGTCTGGCTACGGTTTTCTTGATGTGCGCGCCGGTTTCGATATCGGCGAAGCCATTATCGAATACACCAATGACGACACCTATGGCCGCGCACTGCTGGTCGGGATCCTGAACACGGTCAAGGTTGCGTTCTTCGGCATCATTCTGGCGACCATCGTCGGCGTCATCATGGGCATCGCCCGACTGTCATCGAACTTCTTGATCGCGAAATTCGCCTCGATCTATGTGGAGGTGTTGCGCAACATCCCGCTGCTCTTGCACCTGTTCTTTCTCTACGGGCTGCTCATCAACATTCTGCCGCGGCCGCGCGACAGCTGGACGCTGCTGCCTGGCGTGTTCCTCTCCAACCGCGGCCTGAAATACCCCGTCATGGCGGACCACCAGATCTGGACCTGGGTCCTTCTGGCCATGCTTGCCGGTGCCGTCGGCGCCTATTTCCTGGCGCGACGAGCCGATCGGATTCAGGCCGATACAGGCGTTCGACCCAAGACGCTTCTGCCTTCGCTGGGTCTCATCTTCGGTCTAGGTGCCGCAGTCTGGCTCATCGGTGGCGCACCGACCGAAGTCAACGCACCTGAACTGCGCGGCTTCAACTTCGCCGGTGGGCAGTCGCTGTCACCGGAGTTCTTGGCCCTGCTGCTCGGCCTCACCATCTACACCAGCGCCTTCATCGCCGAGATCGTGCGTTCAGGCATCCAGGCGGTGAACTACGGCCAAACCGAAGCGGCCAAGGCCGTTGGCCTCAACCCCGGCAACACGCTGCGTTTGGTGATTCTGCCGCAGGCCCTGCGGGTGATCATTCCACCGATCACCAGCCAGTATTTGAACCTCACCAAAAACTCCTCGCTGGCGATCGCGATCGGCTATCCCGATCTCGTTTCCGTCGGCAACACCGCGCTCAACCAGTCAGGCCAGGCGATCGAAATCATCGCCGTCTTCATGACTGTTTATCTCTCACTGTCGCTGATCACCTCGTTGTTCATGAATTGGTACAACGGGCGCATCGCGCTGACAGAGCGCTAG
- a CDS encoding amino acid ABC transporter substrate-binding protein — MKKLTIAATAASAIALTVSAMPAQAGEQLDAILDRGELICGVNTGLAGFGIADSQGVWTGFDVDYCKAMAIALFDDSSAVQYVPLSSVQRFPALQAGEVDILSRNTTWTLTRDASLGATFAGTWFYDGQGFMVRAEDGIESLEDMNGASVCVESGTTTELNLADVFAARGIDYEPVLFEALQEVLTAFFEGRCDVYTTDASALAAVRTANAPNPDDYVILPDLISKEPLGPMLRRGDDELYAIARWILFATLEAEEKGVTSENAADMLANSSDPTVQRLLGGSGEMGSLLGLRNDWALDIITELGNYGEMYERNITPLGLPRGLNALWTEGGIQYAPPVR, encoded by the coding sequence ATGAAAAAACTTACGATTGCTGCAACAGCAGCATCGGCCATCGCGCTGACCGTATCGGCAATGCCGGCCCAGGCTGGTGAGCAGCTTGATGCGATCCTTGATCGCGGTGAACTGATCTGCGGCGTGAACACCGGCCTGGCTGGTTTCGGCATCGCAGACAGCCAAGGCGTTTGGACTGGCTTCGACGTCGATTACTGTAAAGCCATGGCAATCGCGCTCTTCGACGATTCCAGCGCTGTGCAATATGTTCCGCTTTCATCGGTGCAACGTTTCCCCGCCCTGCAGGCCGGTGAAGTCGACATTCTTTCGCGCAACACCACCTGGACTCTGACCCGTGACGCTTCGCTTGGCGCAACTTTTGCCGGCACATGGTTCTATGATGGCCAGGGCTTCATGGTTCGTGCTGAAGACGGCATCGAGTCGCTTGAAGACATGAACGGCGCTTCGGTCTGTGTCGAATCCGGCACCACCACCGAGCTGAACCTGGCAGACGTTTTTGCAGCACGCGGCATCGATTATGAGCCAGTCCTGTTTGAAGCGCTTCAGGAAGTTCTGACCGCCTTCTTCGAAGGTCGTTGCGACGTCTACACGACAGACGCTTCGGCTCTGGCCGCTGTGCGTACGGCCAACGCGCCAAACCCGGATGATTATGTGATCCTTCCGGATCTCATCTCCAAAGAACCGCTTGGCCCAATGCTGCGCCGCGGCGACGATGAGCTCTATGCCATCGCTCGCTGGATTCTGTTTGCAACACTGGAAGCTGAAGAAAAGGGCGTGACGTCAGAAAATGCTGCTGACATGCTCGCCAACTCTTCCGATCCAACCGTTCAGCGTTTGCTTGGCGGTTCCGGTGAAATGGGTTCCTTGCTTGGCCTGCGCAACGACTGGGCGCTGGACATCATCACCGAACTCGGCAACTACGGCGAAATGTATGAGCGTAACATCACGCCGCTCGGCCTGCCGCGCGGCCTGAACGCGCTGTGGACCGAAGGGGGCATCCAGTACGCTCCGCCGGTTCGCTAA
- a CDS encoding SDR family NAD(P)-dependent oxidoreductase, which produces MRLTSFPSGGLAVVVGASGGIGAAVAAAIGSSGRFAHVIEASRSGQPSYDITREDHVAALAEKVKASGHDLRLAFDATGYLHGAQGGPEKSWSAIDPAALAHQFAVNTIGPALLIKHLLPLFSRDGKAVFATISAKVGSISDNQLGGWYGYRSAKAALNQIVKTASIELARKRPEAICLALHPGTVATPLSDPFAKNGIRLQTPQESAASMLQVINNASTAQSGQLVAYDGKVLPY; this is translated from the coding sequence ATGAGGCTCACCTCGTTTCCTTCAGGCGGCCTGGCAGTCGTGGTCGGAGCGAGCGGCGGCATTGGCGCAGCGGTTGCGGCAGCCATTGGGTCGAGCGGGCGGTTTGCGCATGTCATCGAGGCATCGCGCAGCGGCCAGCCATCTTATGACATCACCCGCGAGGACCATGTCGCTGCCCTCGCCGAAAAGGTCAAAGCATCAGGTCATGATCTGAGGCTGGCTTTCGATGCGACCGGGTATCTGCATGGCGCTCAAGGCGGGCCGGAGAAGAGCTGGTCGGCCATCGACCCTGCTGCCTTGGCGCATCAGTTTGCCGTCAACACAATCGGCCCGGCTCTCTTGATCAAGCATCTGCTGCCGCTCTTCTCGCGTGACGGCAAAGCCGTGTTTGCAACAATTTCCGCCAAAGTCGGCTCGATTTCCGACAATCAACTTGGCGGATGGTACGGCTACCGATCTGCCAAAGCAGCCCTCAACCAAATCGTCAAAACGGCATCAATTGAGTTGGCCCGCAAGCGACCAGAGGCGATCTGCCTGGCGTTGCATCCCGGAACGGTTGCTACGCCTCTGTCCGATCCATTCGCCAAAAACGGTATTCGCCTGCAAACGCCGCAGGAGTCCGCAGCGTCAATGCTGCAGGTCATCAACAACGCAAGCACCGCGCAATCGGGACAGCTTGTCGCCTATGATGGCAAGGTCCTGCCCTACTGA